One part of the bacterium genome encodes these proteins:
- a CDS encoding SUF system Fe-S cluster assembly protein, translating into MSTEQTTDQAAIKDAVIETLRTIYDPEIPVDIYELGLVYDVNLDPENNVLIDMTLTSPACPVAGSLPPEVEGKVMGVKGVKSAKVNLVWEPPWDKDKMSEAARLKLNLF; encoded by the coding sequence ATGAGCACCGAACAAACAACAGACCAAGCGGCCATTAAAGATGCCGTTATCGAAACTCTCCGAACAATCTACGATCCGGAAATACCCGTGGATATTTACGAGCTGGGGCTTGTGTATGATGTAAATTTAGACCCTGAAAATAATGTTTTAATTGATATGACCCTCACCTCTCCCGCTTGCCCGGTGGCCGGCTCACTCCCACCCGAAGTTGAAGGAAAAGTAATGGGGGTAAAAGGTGTAAAAAGCGCCAAGGTAAATTTGGTTTGGGAACCACCCTGGGATAAAGACAAAATGAGTGAAGCAGCCCGGCTTAAATTAAATTTGTTCTAG
- a CDS encoding SUF system NifU family Fe-S cluster assembly protein translates to KNPRNFKTMGECTCSMDGHNPLCGDKLTVFIKMDGDTLKDLSFIGTGCAISTASASMLTETLKGKTKTDALKTFEDFHRMVTGEDETPASTLGKLEIFAGVKEFPMRVKCASLAWHTLKAALENKHEPVSTE, encoded by the coding sequence CCAAAAACCCCCGTAACTTTAAAACCATGGGGGAGTGTACCTGCTCCATGGACGGGCATAATCCGCTGTGCGGCGATAAGCTGACCGTATTTATAAAAATGGACGGCGACACACTCAAAGATTTAAGTTTTATAGGAACAGGCTGTGCTATTTCTACGGCATCGGCTTCGATGCTGACAGAAACTTTAAAGGGTAAAACAAAAACTGACGCCTTAAAAACATTTGAAGATTTTCACCGCATGGTAACAGGCGAGGATGAAACTCCAGCCTCTACTTTGGGTAAATTAGAAATTTTTGCCGGCGTCAAAGAATTTCCCATGCGTGTTAAATGTGCAAGCCTGGCCTGGCATACTCTCAAGGCAGCACTTGAAAATAAACATGAACCGGTAAGTACAGAATAA